The following DNA comes from Synechococcus sp. CC9616.
CTTGGCAGTTTCAGGAACCGTGTGCAGCTCGAGGATCTTCAGCAGGACTGGCCGGATGAAGCATGTGTGCTGGTTGATCCGCAATCCATTGGTTTAGTGGCTGATGCAGGTGCCCAGGCCAGTGTGCTTGGCCGGGAGTTTCTTGGTGACCTCTGGGAATACAGAATCAGACTTGGTGACTTGCTTTTGCGTGCCAGATGTCCACTGGAACAGAATTATCTGCCCCATGCTCGCTGTCGCGTGGCTCTGAAAGAGGATGCTTCCGTCAAGCTGTTGCCCCAAAGAATTGATCTGACAAAGATTGCTGCTTGATCGCTTCAGGGTTTTAAATTATCCAAACATTATTTCTCTTTTTTATTAATGAAAGATCTCACCCGTGCAATCAACGATCACTTGGCCTCTGAATTTCAGGCCAGCCATACCTATCTCGCGATGTCGATTTGGTTGCGTGAAAATGATCTTGTTGGTTTTTCAACTTATATGTTGAATAAAAGCAATGAAGAGCGTGGTCATGCGTATCGAATGATCGCCTTCCTTGTCGATAGTGATCAACAAGTTGAGCTGCCCACCGTTGACGCACCGGAACGCAGCTGGCCCTCTGTGAAGGATCTGTTTGATGTTGTTGCCAGCCTGGAAAAAGGCGTCACAGCCTCTATCGACAGGCTGTACAGCCTTGCTGAACAGTTGAACGAACGCAGCGCAACAGCCATGCTCGATTGGTTTGTCGAGGAACAGGTGCAGGAGGAAGCAGAGGCTCGGTTTGTTTGCAAGCGTCTGCGTCTTGCCGGCTCCAATACGGCTGCACTGCTGCTGTTGGATCAGCAATTCCTCGACGGCACAGCTCTGGCGTCTGTGAAGGGAGGATCTGGATTCGGAGCAGTTGCAGTGAACTGAGCAGGGCTGCTGTCAGAGCGCCTGTGTCTCTGACCCATCAAAAAGCCCCCTGCAGATGCAGGGGGCCTTTTGATGCCTTGCACCAACCCGAACAAATCCTGCAGGGACCGTCAGCGTCGAGGCTCATTTCGCACAGGAATCGGGATCAGCACGGGTTCACGAAGTCCGCCGCCGGAATTGTCGTCGTCGGAATCTTCAAGGAGCCAGATCAACAGGCTGGCGGCCATCACCAGAGCGAGGAGGGCGAGAGTTTCAGCCATGGAACCGATCACCATCGCATCAACATAGTCAGCTTGTCGGGGCAACGCAGGCCTGAAGCTGCTGGCGCAGGGTGTCGTGTTCAAGGTCACGACCGATCAGCACAAGCTGGTTTTTTCTCTCCCCGGTCCAATCGCTGTCGTCAATGGAGAAGCGCTTGCCAGCCAGATGGAACACATGGCGTCGTTCGCTTTCCTCGAACCAAAGAATTCCTTTGGCTCGAAACACCTCTGCCGGCAGCTCATTGTCCAGAAAATTCTGAAATCGCCTCAGTCCAAAGGGCCCCTCGCTGCTGAAGGAGAGGGAGGTGAAACCATCCACGGCCAGATGGTCACTGTGTTGGTGATCGTGGTCATGTCCATGCTCATGTCCGTGATCGTGTCCGTGGGCATGCCCGTGATCTTGTCCGTGGTGTCCATGGTCATGACTGTGTTCATGGCCGTGGTCATGGTCGTGACCGTCGGAATGGTCGT
Coding sequences within:
- a CDS encoding ferritin, whose translation is MKDLTRAINDHLASEFQASHTYLAMSIWLRENDLVGFSTYMLNKSNEERGHAYRMIAFLVDSDQQVELPTVDAPERSWPSVKDLFDVVASLEKGVTASIDRLYSLAEQLNERSATAMLDWFVEEQVQEEAEARFVCKRLRLAGSNTAALLLLDQQFLDGTALASVKGGSGFGAVAVN